The following are encoded in a window of Arthrobacter woluwensis genomic DNA:
- a CDS encoding ATP-binding protein, producing the protein MKNPFRPTAGATPPELIGREGLLDEFTYGLHLGSGAPGLLTIFTGVRGVGKTVMLGAAEDAALEAGWAVISETATPGFVARIGEHMRRLTQELGEGRAARRVTALSVAGFGITTQLAPEEQVQWRDQAIALLALLAEKGTGLILTVDEIHAANRSELALLAADVQHLIRESLPIGLVFAGLPSAVSDLLNEGVATFLRRADRIDLHAAALDDVERSLRDTLAEGGWTLGPDQAARAAEATGGYPFLIQLVGYYLWKEAEVGPLGDDAVQRAVAAARRRHDRTVIEAALASVSPRDREFLEAMAEDPDGISTSGDIGQRIGMRASAVGNYRTRLIDAGLIEAAGHGKLRFAIPGMAEYFRGE; encoded by the coding sequence ATGAAAAACCCGTTCCGCCCGACCGCCGGGGCCACTCCTCCCGAACTGATCGGCCGGGAAGGCCTCCTGGACGAGTTCACCTACGGACTGCACCTGGGCTCGGGGGCGCCGGGTCTGCTGACCATCTTCACAGGCGTGCGTGGCGTGGGGAAGACCGTCATGCTGGGGGCCGCCGAGGATGCGGCGCTGGAGGCCGGCTGGGCCGTCATCTCCGAGACCGCGACGCCGGGCTTCGTGGCCAGGATCGGCGAGCACATGCGCCGGCTCACTCAGGAGCTGGGGGAGGGGCGCGCGGCCCGGCGGGTCACCGCCCTCTCCGTCGCCGGATTCGGGATCACCACGCAGCTGGCACCTGAGGAGCAGGTCCAGTGGCGCGATCAGGCGATCGCCCTGCTGGCCCTCCTCGCCGAGAAGGGAACCGGACTCATCCTGACCGTGGACGAGATCCACGCCGCCAATCGCTCCGAGCTGGCCCTCTTGGCCGCCGACGTCCAGCACCTGATCCGCGAGTCCCTGCCGATCGGGCTCGTCTTCGCCGGGCTGCCGTCCGCCGTCTCGGACCTCCTCAACGAAGGCGTCGCGACCTTCCTGCGCCGTGCCGACCGCATCGATCTGCATGCCGCCGCGCTCGACGACGTCGAACGGTCCCTCCGCGACACGCTCGCCGAGGGCGGCTGGACGCTGGGCCCGGACCAGGCCGCGCGGGCCGCCGAGGCGACGGGCGGGTACCCCTTCCTCATCCAGCTGGTGGGGTACTACCTCTGGAAGGAGGCCGAGGTCGGGCCGCTCGGCGATGATGCCGTGCAGCGCGCCGTGGCGGCTGCCCGGCGTCGTCATGACCGGACCGTCATCGAAGCGGCGCTGGCCTCCGTCTCGCCGAGGGACCGGGAGTTCCTCGAAGCGATGGCCGAGGACCCCGACGGGATCTCCACCAGCGGCGACATCGGTCAGCGGATCGGCATGAGGGCCAGCGCCGTGGGGAACTACCGGACCCGGCTCATCGATGCCGGCCTGATCGAGGCGGCCGGTCATGGAAAGCTGCGGTTCGCCATTCCGGGGATGGCGGAATACTTCCGCGGCGAGTGA
- a CDS encoding LysR family transcriptional regulator ArgP, translating into MIAHPDQLRALSAVVEHGTFDAAAAALHLTPSAISQRIRALEQQVGKVLLLRSKPAVATAPGRAVLRLARQIALLEQETAVELGLEDPHGARIPLVVNADSLATWVLPALATVPGVRFEILVDDQDHTTAWLREGVAMAAITSDTSPVPGCRVTSLGVMRYHAMASPSFRDRWFPEGLTVDGLSRAPMLNFNRKDSLQDRFLALHSPEKILDPPCTHVPSSSEFVKATELGLGWAMLPDIQTDEGREAGRLVVLDEANTVDVSLHWQQWAAGSAALDSVAAALRETADVVLR; encoded by the coding sequence GTGATAGCTCATCCCGATCAGCTCCGCGCCCTGAGCGCGGTCGTGGAACATGGCACCTTCGACGCCGCGGCCGCCGCTTTGCACCTCACGCCATCCGCGATCAGCCAGCGCATCCGAGCGCTGGAGCAGCAGGTCGGGAAAGTGCTGCTCCTGCGCTCGAAACCTGCCGTGGCCACGGCTCCCGGTCGGGCGGTGCTGCGTCTCGCGCGTCAGATCGCCCTCCTGGAACAGGAGACGGCGGTGGAGCTCGGGCTGGAGGACCCGCACGGGGCGCGCATCCCCCTGGTGGTCAATGCGGACTCACTCGCCACCTGGGTGCTCCCGGCTCTGGCCACCGTGCCCGGGGTGCGCTTCGAGATCCTCGTGGACGATCAGGATCACACGACCGCGTGGCTCCGCGAGGGTGTCGCGATGGCTGCGATCACCTCGGACACGAGCCCGGTGCCCGGGTGCCGTGTGACGTCACTGGGGGTGATGCGGTATCACGCCATGGCGAGTCCATCGTTCCGCGACCGCTGGTTCCCCGAGGGGCTGACGGTCGACGGCCTCTCGCGCGCCCCCATGCTCAATTTCAACCGCAAGGACAGCCTGCAGGACCGCTTCCTGGCTCTCCACAGCCCGGAGAAGATCCTGGATCCACCGTGCACTCATGTCCCCTCCAGTTCGGAGTTCGTGAAAGCGACCGAGCTGGGGCTCGGCTGGGCGATGCTGCCGGACATTCAGACGGACGAGGGACGTGAAGCGGGCCGTTTGGTCGTGCTGGATGAGGCGAACACGGTGGACGTCAGTCTGCATTGGCAGCAGTGGGCGGCGGGCTCGGCCGCTCTCGATTCCGTCGCGGCCGCCCTGCGCGAGACCGCCGATGTCGTGCTGCGCTGA
- a CDS encoding LysE/ArgO family amino acid transporter has product MISPDIPVLFAGFGAGLSLIIAIGAQNAFVLRQGLLREHVVPVVLLCMGSDAVLILAGISGVGAAIEAAPWILVVARWAGAAFLLAYAFTAARRVMSKSSALSTERGGSAGLWATLGTVAALTWLNPHVYLDTVLLLGSLGAAHGEARWSFGAGAAAASVIWFSLLGFGARFLAPVFARPAAWRLLDAAIAVTMVIIAAQLVFGH; this is encoded by the coding sequence GTGATCTCCCCTGACATCCCCGTGCTTTTCGCCGGCTTCGGCGCCGGACTGTCCCTCATCATCGCCATCGGAGCGCAGAACGCCTTCGTGCTCCGCCAAGGTCTTCTGCGAGAGCATGTGGTGCCCGTCGTGCTGCTCTGCATGGGCAGTGACGCCGTGCTCATCCTGGCCGGGATCTCAGGGGTAGGCGCAGCGATCGAGGCGGCGCCCTGGATTCTGGTGGTGGCACGCTGGGCCGGCGCCGCATTCCTTCTGGCCTACGCCTTCACGGCGGCACGGCGGGTGATGAGCAAGAGTTCCGCCCTGTCCACCGAACGCGGAGGAAGCGCCGGTCTCTGGGCGACTCTCGGTACGGTGGCCGCCCTGACCTGGCTGAACCCGCACGTCTACCTGGACACGGTGCTGCTGCTCGGCTCTCTCGGCGCGGCGCACGGAGAGGCGCGGTGGTCCTTCGGCGCGGGCGCCGCGGCGGCGAGTGTCATCTGGTTCAGCCTGCTGGGGTTCGGCGCCCGATTCCTGGCTCCGGTCTTCGCCCGACCGGCCGCCTGGCGCCTCCTCGACGCGGCCATCGCCGTGACCATGGTGATCATCGCCGCGCAACTGGTGTTCGGCCACTGA
- a CDS encoding VOC family protein produces MPIFHHLELWTRDLPGAEPSFDWLLAHLGFVKDDPADWPQGRIWRHPEGSYLVLEQSPAVLDEPHDRLRPGLNHVAFTVPGRALLDELRRDAVANDWQELFPEVYPHAGGPQHTALYLVNGQGFEVELVA; encoded by the coding sequence GTGCCGATCTTCCATCACCTTGAGCTCTGGACTCGCGACCTTCCCGGCGCCGAGCCGTCCTTCGACTGGCTCCTGGCCCACCTCGGTTTCGTCAAGGACGACCCCGCGGACTGGCCGCAGGGCCGGATCTGGCGGCATCCGGAGGGAAGCTATCTGGTGCTGGAGCAGTCCCCCGCGGTGCTGGACGAACCGCACGACCGGCTCCGTCCCGGGCTGAACCATGTGGCCTTCACCGTTCCGGGCCGTGCCCTGCTCGACGAGCTGCGCAGGGACGCCGTCGCGAACGACTGGCAAGAGCTCTTCCCGGAGGTCTACCCGCATGCCGGCGGTCCTCAGCACACCGCGCTATACCTGGTGAACGGGCAGGGCTTCGAGGTCGAACTGGTCGCCTGA
- a CDS encoding antibiotic biosynthesis monooxygenase family protein, which yields MSVIKINAITVPADSGDELAKRFAARATSVDGQPGFEGFELLQPSDGRNVWLVLTRWADEESFNAWRESASFGHGHRPSGGDDGARQRPVGVSAELWSYSVADLSSGE from the coding sequence ATGAGTGTCATCAAGATCAACGCCATCACCGTTCCCGCAGATTCCGGCGACGAGCTCGCCAAGCGCTTCGCCGCCCGCGCCACCTCGGTGGACGGCCAGCCCGGCTTCGAGGGCTTCGAGCTTCTGCAGCCGTCCGACGGCCGCAATGTCTGGCTCGTCCTGACCCGCTGGGCCGATGAGGAGAGCTTCAACGCCTGGCGCGAGTCGGCGTCGTTCGGTCATGGTCACCGCCCTTCCGGAGGCGACGACGGCGCGCGCCAGCGCCCGGTGGGAGTGTCCGCCGAGCTGTGGAGCTACAGCGTCGCGGACCTCAGCAGCGGAGAGTGA
- a CDS encoding VOC family protein, translating to MLVIGSVVFRVRDLTAQTAFWCAALHYVVREPPGDDFVLLHSPEGRGPNVSLDASPSERMLPPRLHLDLYAQDQAAEAVRLEALGARLVHWEGRPDDADYLIMEDPEGNRFCVIDAAEWSGWGPDPAGRMDS from the coding sequence ATGCTGGTCATCGGTTCGGTGGTGTTCCGTGTTCGCGATCTGACCGCGCAGACCGCCTTCTGGTGCGCGGCGCTTCACTATGTGGTGAGGGAGCCCCCAGGGGACGACTTCGTCCTGCTCCATTCCCCGGAAGGCCGCGGCCCCAATGTGTCGCTGGACGCTTCGCCCTCGGAGCGCATGCTGCCACCGCGGCTCCATCTCGACCTGTACGCGCAGGACCAGGCGGCGGAAGCCGTAAGGCTCGAGGCGCTGGGGGCGCGCCTCGTCCACTGGGAAGGCCGGCCTGACGACGCCGATTACCTGATCATGGAGGACCCCGAAGGAAATCGCTTCTGCGTGATCGACGCCGCCGAGTGGAGTGGGTGGGGTCCTGACCCAGCAGGCAGAATGGACTCATGA
- a CDS encoding helix-turn-helix domain-containing protein, translating into MNPQSELGEFLRLRRAGIQPDDVGLLHHGVRRVPGLRREELAMLAGVSLTYYTRLEQGLSTNASDAVLDSLARALRLSADERSHLFDLARPARKPGRRGPSRPDEARPGTIRLVQAMTGVPAVVLGRLGDVLAWNPLGHRLVAGHLDFAAPAAPETRPNLHRLLFLDPQTRELYSRWPEEASRAVASLRLLAGRADDGALAALIGELTLRSEEFARLWSRHPVQNCVSGVKLFRHPELGELELSFEVLDSPDDSGHRILLYTAEPCSPAEESLKLLGILAESTGNAVPKAEIRPGPSSRPAS; encoded by the coding sequence ATGAACCCTCAGAGCGAACTCGGCGAGTTCCTTCGGCTCCGCCGCGCGGGCATCCAGCCGGATGACGTGGGACTGCTGCACCACGGAGTGCGACGCGTGCCCGGGCTGAGGCGCGAGGAGCTGGCGATGCTCGCCGGAGTGAGCCTCACGTACTACACGCGGCTAGAACAAGGCCTCAGCACCAATGCGTCCGATGCCGTGCTCGACTCCCTGGCCCGGGCCCTCCGTCTGAGCGCCGACGAACGGAGCCACCTGTTCGATCTGGCCCGTCCGGCGAGGAAGCCGGGCCGTCGCGGACCGTCCCGACCGGACGAGGCTCGGCCGGGCACGATCCGATTGGTGCAGGCCATGACCGGCGTGCCCGCCGTCGTGCTGGGCCGTCTCGGCGACGTGCTCGCATGGAATCCGCTGGGGCATCGCCTGGTGGCGGGCCATCTGGACTTCGCCGCGCCCGCGGCGCCCGAGACGAGGCCCAATCTGCACCGGCTGCTCTTCCTCGACCCGCAGACGCGCGAGCTCTACTCGCGCTGGCCGGAGGAGGCCTCCCGTGCCGTCGCCTCGCTGCGTCTGCTGGCGGGACGGGCCGACGACGGCGCGCTGGCCGCGCTGATCGGTGAACTGACGCTCCGCAGCGAGGAGTTCGCTCGGCTTTGGTCCCGGCATCCCGTGCAGAACTGCGTCTCGGGAGTCAAACTGTTCCGGCATCCCGAACTGGGTGAGCTGGAGCTGTCGTTCGAAGTGCTGGACTCCCCCGACGATTCGGGACACCGCATCCTCCTGTACACGGCCGAGCCGTGCAGCCCGGCCGAGGAGTCGCTCAAGCTGCTGGGGATCCTGGCGGAGTCGACCGGAAACGCTGTCCCGAAGGCTGAGATCAGGCCCGGGCCATCCTCTCGGCCAGCCTCCTGA
- a CDS encoding MFS transporter — protein MSRHQRIALVVLLTAGFTLAVDFSILNVALPVIGREVGFALENLQWIATAFSLCAAGLTLLSGRVADLLGRRRVFFTGMALLGIASLVGGIATEPALLLAARVGQGIATALVIPSALALLLAAFEEGPLREKALGLNGALMAAGFTTGAVLGGLLTDILSWRWAFFLNIPVALGVLIAGPLVLHESRPATRQTLDVPGAITVTLGLFALVLGLTQAAETGWTSPFTLVALGAAAVLLVSFILVERRAAAPLVPLWMVRRPAIAWGNLAGLAAFATETSLVFLLTLYVQRVLGYSPLGAGLSFAVLGLGTVLGGLLGPRVIALFGTKGALAGGFAAQAAATGILALLSSEPGSLILLLIATFVGGVANLVVIVGFTVTATSGLPDTEQGLATGLATMSQQIGITLGIPIMSAIVTAHLTSMGAGAAGPDVILGGLTTAILVNAGVCLAMAVLLAAFLRRPAARTRTTT, from the coding sequence ATGTCCCGGCATCAGCGGATCGCGCTCGTGGTGCTGCTGACGGCGGGCTTCACCCTCGCCGTCGACTTCTCAATCCTCAACGTCGCCCTTCCGGTCATCGGCAGGGAGGTCGGCTTCGCCCTGGAGAACCTGCAATGGATCGCCACGGCCTTCTCCCTGTGCGCGGCGGGACTCACGCTGCTGTCCGGACGGGTCGCCGATCTGCTCGGCCGACGTCGGGTGTTCTTCACCGGCATGGCGCTTCTCGGCATCGCGTCGCTGGTCGGCGGGATCGCGACCGAACCGGCATTGCTCCTCGCCGCCCGGGTGGGCCAGGGCATCGCTACGGCTCTGGTGATCCCGTCGGCCCTGGCGCTGCTCCTCGCCGCCTTCGAGGAGGGTCCTCTGCGGGAGAAGGCCCTCGGCTTGAACGGCGCGCTGATGGCTGCGGGTTTCACCACGGGAGCCGTTCTGGGCGGCCTCCTGACCGACATTCTGAGCTGGCGATGGGCCTTCTTCCTCAACATCCCGGTGGCCCTCGGCGTGCTGATCGCCGGCCCTTTGGTGCTCCACGAGAGCCGTCCCGCCACGCGGCAGACCCTGGATGTGCCGGGCGCGATCACCGTGACGCTGGGCCTGTTCGCCCTGGTCCTCGGGCTCACTCAGGCCGCCGAAACCGGCTGGACCTCACCATTCACCCTGGTCGCGCTGGGGGCGGCCGCCGTCCTGCTCGTCTCCTTCATCCTGGTGGAACGGCGTGCCGCTGCACCGCTCGTGCCCCTCTGGATGGTGCGCCGTCCGGCCATCGCGTGGGGGAATCTGGCCGGTCTGGCGGCCTTCGCCACCGAGACCTCCCTCGTGTTCCTTCTGACCCTCTACGTGCAGCGCGTGCTCGGGTACAGCCCGCTCGGCGCGGGCCTCTCCTTCGCGGTCCTGGGGCTCGGCACCGTTCTGGGTGGACTGCTCGGGCCCCGGGTGATCGCCCTGTTCGGCACCAAGGGGGCGCTGGCCGGCGGGTTCGCCGCGCAGGCCGCCGCCACCGGCATCCTGGCGCTGCTGAGCTCGGAGCCCGGGTCGCTCATCCTTCTCCTGATCGCGACTTTCGTCGGAGGAGTGGCCAATCTGGTGGTCATCGTCGGGTTCACCGTGACCGCGACCTCCGGTCTGCCCGACACCGAGCAAGGCCTCGCCACCGGGCTCGCGACCATGAGCCAGCAGATCGGCATCACCCTCGGGATCCCGATCATGAGCGCCATCGTCACGGCGCACCTGACCAGCATGGGGGCCGGGGCCGCCGGGCCGGACGTGATCCTGGGTGGCCTCACCACGGCCATCCTCGTCAACGCCGGGGTCTGCCTGGCGATGGCCGTCCTGCTCGCCGCCTTCCTGCGGAGGCCCGCTGCACGTACGCGGACCACGACCTGA
- a CDS encoding DUF3237 domain-containing protein, with amino-acid sequence MTAPLPVPGLEAAFDVEVQVGAPADHGVTRVGHRRVVPILGGRISGAVTAEILEGGADWQRIRPDGGCEIDARYSARTEDGELLYLHAEGLRIPGPQAAEALARGEQPGPEEFYFRTTVSIETSAPRLAHLERSLFITSGLRDADTVRYTAYRVS; translated from the coding sequence ATGACGGCGCCGCTTCCTGTGCCGGGCCTGGAAGCCGCCTTCGACGTCGAGGTGCAGGTCGGCGCTCCGGCCGACCATGGCGTCACCCGCGTCGGTCATCGCCGCGTGGTGCCGATCCTCGGTGGCAGGATCTCCGGTGCGGTGACCGCGGAGATCCTGGAGGGCGGCGCTGACTGGCAGCGCATCCGCCCGGACGGAGGCTGCGAGATCGATGCCCGCTACAGTGCCAGGACCGAGGACGGCGAGCTCCTGTATCTCCACGCCGAGGGTCTCCGCATCCCCGGTCCTCAGGCCGCCGAGGCGCTGGCCCGCGGCGAACAGCCCGGGCCGGAAGAGTTCTACTTCCGGACCACTGTCTCGATCGAGACCTCGGCGCCGCGGCTGGCCCACCTGGAACGGTCATTGTTCATCACGTCAGGTCTGCGTGATGCGGACACCGTGCGCTACACGGCCTACCGGGTGAGCTGA
- a CDS encoding MarR family winged helix-turn-helix transcriptional regulator, with the protein MIVDAARLAAVVSPLRRTLLTVTRARADLPDIPDAQVEILRALPRGTATSPGELATTLGLSKSSVSNLLASMERAGLISRRPSPEDGRGVQVRASEDALRHFESFDATSTTVILEAVARLSPEEQSVLAAAVPVLESLRDLVARSGSAEVSTGDSPPQGPGVTS; encoded by the coding sequence ATGATCGTCGACGCCGCACGACTGGCCGCAGTCGTCTCACCGCTCCGCCGGACCCTGCTGACCGTGACCCGCGCCCGTGCCGATCTGCCCGACATCCCGGATGCGCAGGTTGAGATCCTCCGTGCCCTCCCGCGCGGAACCGCGACATCGCCCGGTGAACTCGCCACGACGCTGGGCCTCAGCAAGTCCAGCGTCAGCAACCTTCTCGCGTCTATGGAGCGGGCGGGTCTGATCAGCCGGCGCCCGAGTCCCGAGGACGGGCGCGGGGTCCAGGTCCGCGCCTCCGAGGACGCGCTCCGCCACTTCGAGTCCTTCGACGCCACGTCCACGACCGTCATTCTGGAGGCGGTGGCGCGCTTGAGCCCGGAGGAACAGAGCGTCCTCGCCGCGGCGGTTCCGGTGCTGGAGAGCCTGCGGGACCTGGTCGCACGGAGCGGCAGTGCGGAGGTCTCGACGGGGGACTCGCCCCCGCAGGGCCCTGGGGTGACGTCATGA
- a CDS encoding flavin-dependent oxidoreductase, with product MRIAIAGAGIGGLALALSLEAAGLREVVVYERSREIRPLGVGINLLPHAVRELDELRLGSRIRELGVEPEALSYFNRHGQEIWSEPRGLAAGYRWPQLSVHRGRLQLVLYEVVRERLGDVVRTGHRLSAVRDRPDGVTATFDTVDGPVDVDADVLIGADGIHSALRALRYPEDGAPVWSGLTLWRGTARVAPFLDGRTMIMAGDGEQKFVAYPLEPLDPATGTQRVNFIAERRVAGSPDADWNRAVAPAPIAELFRGWSFDWLDVPGVIAGAEEILEYPMVDRDALPRWSIGRTTLIADAAHAMYPNGSNGGSQAILDARTLAHHLATAATIEDALQRYEKDRRPVTAKLLEMTRQTGPERVMQLAHERAPGGFADIHDVIPAAELEEIAASYKRAAGFHPEQLNARSSLGVGAGA from the coding sequence ATGCGCATCGCCATCGCAGGGGCCGGCATCGGCGGCCTGGCCCTCGCTCTCAGTCTCGAAGCGGCAGGCCTCCGGGAGGTCGTCGTGTACGAACGCAGCCGTGAGATCCGGCCCTTGGGCGTCGGGATCAACCTGCTGCCCCACGCCGTGCGGGAACTGGACGAGCTCCGTCTGGGCTCCCGGATCCGGGAGCTCGGCGTAGAGCCGGAGGCCTTGAGCTATTTCAACCGTCATGGCCAGGAGATCTGGTCCGAACCGCGTGGGCTGGCCGCGGGATACCGCTGGCCTCAGCTGTCCGTGCACCGGGGCCGGCTGCAGCTCGTTCTTTACGAAGTGGTCCGGGAGCGGCTGGGCGACGTGGTGCGCACGGGACATCGACTGTCCGCGGTCCGGGACCGGCCCGACGGCGTCACCGCCACCTTCGACACCGTGGACGGCCCCGTGGACGTGGACGCCGACGTGCTGATCGGCGCCGACGGCATCCACTCCGCCCTGCGCGCCCTCCGGTATCCCGAGGACGGCGCTCCCGTCTGGAGTGGACTCACTCTCTGGCGCGGAACGGCACGCGTCGCGCCGTTCCTGGATGGTCGCACCATGATCATGGCGGGCGACGGCGAGCAGAAGTTCGTCGCCTACCCTCTCGAACCGCTCGACCCGGCGACGGGCACGCAGCGCGTCAATTTCATCGCCGAGCGCCGCGTCGCCGGCTCACCGGACGCCGACTGGAACCGCGCCGTCGCGCCCGCTCCGATCGCGGAGCTGTTCCGCGGCTGGTCCTTCGACTGGCTCGATGTGCCGGGGGTCATCGCCGGCGCCGAAGAGATCCTCGAATACCCGATGGTGGACCGCGACGCACTCCCCCGCTGGAGCATCGGCAGGACGACGCTGATCGCGGACGCCGCCCACGCGATGTACCCGAACGGATCCAACGGCGGTTCGCAGGCCATCCTCGACGCCCGCACGCTGGCCCACCACCTCGCGACTGCGGCGACGATCGAGGATGCCTTGCAGCGCTACGAGAAGGACCGCCGTCCCGTCACGGCGAAACTTCTGGAGATGACGCGGCAGACCGGGCCGGAACGCGTCATGCAACTCGCCCACGAACGGGCGCCCGGCGGCTTCGCGGACATCCACGACGTGATCCCGGCAGCGGAGCTCGAGGAGATCGCGGCGTCCTACAAGCGTGCCGCGGGTTTCCACCCGGAACAGCTCAACGCGCGGTCTTCGCTGGGAGTGGGAGCCGGGGCATGA